The following are from one region of the Abiotrophia defectiva ATCC 49176 genome:
- a CDS encoding ABC transporter permease, with protein MMNLHKIWTISKFKIYQIVVNMQILPILLMGMIMPVAMNFILPRTDEFAQGNVRSIMIISMGFIFIAGMGSAMTGMMSLVEEKEKKTLRVLMTSTVTSLEFLIATLLPTVVLLMLLSYLLIPLSGMSFTDLSLLKYGIVSLSTIVSGSIIGFISGIFAKNSSEATAYSIFPLMILILVPFYSMFSEPLAKVAPYLYTNFFFSWARNFADASLPLREVLVALAWLLGLSLVFVLLYRHNGLEKE; from the coding sequence ATGATGAACTTACACAAAATCTGGACTATTTCAAAATTCAAAATTTACCAAATCGTTGTTAATATGCAGATTTTACCTATTTTGTTAATGGGTATGATTATGCCGGTTGCTATGAATTTTATCTTACCTCGAACGGATGAATTTGCTCAAGGAAATGTACGTAGTATCATGATTATTTCCATGGGTTTCATCTTTATCGCAGGGATGGGAAGTGCCATGACTGGCATGATGAGCTTAGTTGAGGAAAAGGAAAAGAAAACCTTGCGGGTCTTGATGACTTCAACGGTAACCAGCTTAGAATTTCTCATTGCTACCCTACTGCCAACGGTTGTTCTCTTAATGTTACTCAGCTACCTCTTGATTCCTTTATCAGGTATGAGCTTTACTGATTTATCTCTTCTTAAGTATGGGATTGTCAGCCTATCAACCATTGTTTCTGGATCTATTATTGGCTTTATTTCAGGAATTTTCGCTAAAAATTCATCTGAGGCTACAGCCTACAGTATTTTCCCTTTGATGATTTTAATCTTAGTTCCTTTCTATTCCATGTTTAGTGAACCTTTGGCTAAGGTTGCGCCCTATCTATACACTAACTTCTTCTTCAGTTGGGCGCGTAACTTTGCTGATGCTAGCTTGCCTCTGAGAGAAGTCTTAGTAGCTTTAGCTTGGTTATTAGGTCTTAGTTTGGTTTTCGTTCTACTCTATCGTCACAATGGATTAGAAAAAGAATAG
- the rpsR gene encoding 30S ribosomal protein S18, producing the protein MAEQQQRRGGRRRRRKVCFFCANHIDHPDYKDVDLLKRFISEKGKILPRRVTGTCAKHQRALTVAIKRARIMGLLPFTVQD; encoded by the coding sequence ATGGCTGAACAACAACAACGCCGTGGCGGCCGTCGCCGTCGTAGAAAAGTATGTTTCTTCTGCGCAAACCATATCGATCATCCTGACTACAAAGACGTAGATTTACTCAAACGTTTCATTTCTGAAAAAGGGAAAATCTTACCACGTCGTGTAACTGGGACTTGCGCGAAGCACCAACGTGCTTTAACCGTTGCTATTAAACGTGCACGGATTATGGGTCTTTTACCATTTACTGTACAAGACTAA
- a CDS encoding ABC transporter ATP-binding protein, translating to MSHTSVIEVRDLVKQFKNQTALNHLDFSVESGEIFGFLGPSGAGKTTTIKILTGQLLASSGETKLLGIATDALTQDIYQEVGIVTDNSGLYENVSVYHNMKFFADLLKVDKKRIDFLLERVGLAQDKKKLARRLSKGMRQRLVLARALLHSPKVLFLDEPTSGLDPATAQAIHKLLKEVQAEGTTIFLTTHNMEEATKLCDRVALLNDGKIVSLDTPRNTCLNFKRERKLEVGLKDKSQVVINQDPAGIAQLNEWLSQDLVETIHSNEPTLEEVFIAKTGRELL from the coding sequence ATGTCACACACATCTGTTATCGAGGTACGCGACCTCGTCAAACAATTTAAAAATCAAACCGCGCTCAATCATTTAGATTTTTCAGTTGAATCTGGAGAAATTTTTGGATTTTTAGGACCATCAGGTGCAGGTAAAACAACCACCATTAAAATCTTAACTGGTCAACTACTCGCTAGCTCAGGTGAAACTAAATTATTAGGAATAGCAACTGATGCTCTGACTCAAGATATCTATCAGGAAGTCGGAATCGTCACGGATAACTCAGGTCTCTACGAAAATGTTTCTGTCTATCATAATATGAAGTTTTTCGCCGATCTACTTAAGGTTGATAAGAAGCGGATTGACTTCTTACTTGAACGCGTTGGATTGGCTCAAGATAAGAAGAAACTTGCCCGCCGTTTATCGAAAGGGATGCGTCAGCGTCTAGTATTGGCCCGTGCCCTTCTCCATTCGCCTAAGGTGCTCTTCCTAGATGAACCAACTTCCGGTTTGGATCCAGCAACTGCTCAAGCCATTCATAAGTTACTGAAGGAAGTGCAAGCTGAAGGGACCACCATCTTCCTCACAACACATAATATGGAAGAAGCGACTAAACTCTGTGATCGAGTGGCTCTCCTCAATGATGGGAAGATTGTTTCGCTCGATACGCCAAGAAATACTTGCTTAAACTTTAAGCGAGAACGCAAGTTAGAAGTAGGCTTAAAAGACAAGAGTCAGGTAGTTATTAATCAGGATCCGGCAGGGATTGCGCAACTGAATGAATGGTTAAGCCAAGACTTAGTCGAAACCATCCATTCCAATGAACCAACGTTAGAAGAAGTATTTATTGCTAAGACAGGGAGAGAATTACTATGA
- the rplI gene encoding 50S ribosomal protein L9: MKVILLQDVKKQGKKGQLIEVSEGYGRNFLIKNGLAKLADNAAVNQLNAENKAKARLEAEELAQAKDLKEKLEDEKTVIVIKAKSGADGRLFGTIPSKQIAEELKKQYNLSIDKRKIQLEQNLASLGYHHVAAKLHHDVTAKLNVHVVEG; encoded by the coding sequence ATGAAAGTAATCTTACTACAAGACGTAAAAAAACAAGGAAAAAAGGGTCAATTGATTGAAGTATCGGAGGGCTATGGCCGTAACTTCTTAATCAAGAATGGCTTAGCTAAACTTGCTGATAATGCTGCAGTTAATCAATTAAATGCTGAAAATAAAGCTAAGGCACGCTTAGAGGCTGAAGAATTGGCTCAAGCAAAAGACCTTAAAGAAAAACTCGAAGATGAAAAAACTGTGATTGTAATTAAAGCAAAGTCAGGCGCAGATGGTCGTCTCTTTGGGACCATCCCATCGAAACAAATCGCTGAAGAACTTAAAAAACAGTATAACCTCAGTATTGATAAACGCAAGATTCAGCTAGAACAAAACTTAGCTTCCTTAGGCTACCACCATGTAGCAGCTAAGTTACATCATGACGTGACCGCCAAACTTAACGTTCATGTTGTAGAAGGCTAA
- the ssb gene encoding single-stranded DNA-binding protein, with protein sequence MNTVQLVGRLTRDVELRFTSSGTAVGSFTIAVNRNFTNQQGEREADFISCVIWRKAAENLANFTRKGSLIAIDGRLQTRSYDNQQGQRVYVTEVVVNNFDLLESRSVTEQRPVSSPNTDHQAGVYGAGGGGGYQSQPQMNQNNYNQSFSSSSTSPFMDEGHPIDISEDDLPF encoded by the coding sequence ATGAATACTGTACAATTAGTCGGACGTTTAACCCGTGATGTTGAATTACGTTTTACCTCATCTGGCACTGCAGTCGGTTCTTTTACCATTGCGGTTAACCGTAATTTTACTAACCAACAAGGTGAACGTGAAGCGGACTTCATTTCGTGTGTGATTTGGCGGAAGGCAGCTGAAAACTTAGCTAACTTCACGCGTAAAGGCTCCTTGATTGCTATTGATGGACGTCTTCAAACACGTTCATATGATAATCAACAAGGCCAACGAGTATATGTAACCGAAGTGGTTGTTAACAACTTCGATTTGCTAGAATCTCGTTCTGTGACTGAACAACGCCCTGTCTCTAGTCCAAACACTGATCACCAAGCAGGTGTTTATGGTGCAGGTGGTGGAGGCGGATACCAATCACAGCCACAAATGAATCAAAATAACTATAATCAATCATTTTCTTCATCAAGCACTTCTCCATTCATGGATGAAGGTCACCCAATTGATATTTCTGAAGATGATTTACCATTCTAA
- a CDS encoding DHH family phosphoesterase has translation MQYLEQQYSSVAPTLHLAQEDALYRAPIAVLIYNNKHEVAWVNPEFQHHYGNLQLLGQPLAKLHPGLGEIINQKNPEKQWQTIEINQKYYRYLHQPSYQAIYFIDQTPEHKMVAQRAYDRIVFGYLLIDEYDELVQSMDDSETSLFDAKLLNGLREWANQFNLYLKRLEDDRFLILANQAALDVLEKDKFKTLESIKETEAKQSIPVSISVGLAYSEDTYYGLDELANQAQLNVELALARGGDQTVVRSHNGQARFYGGKLNVNQKRSITRSKLVYQALLTSVEQANRVIIAGHKYPDMDAVASALGIHKIVSQQGKFARIILDRQELSDDVAQLLEFPAIKNEASNLFISLEEAQEIVDNRTLVVMVDHHRPSLSAAGPLVNEHEVVIIDHHRRSEDFPTKPVLTFIEPYASSTSELVTEFFIYMRNSHETLNKTEATALLAGIIVDTNNFASRTGSRTFDAASYLKSRGANEHLIQQLLKEDLKRLLERNEIIAQAHYIGEDIIVAKAQEGKVYDNVTASQAADVMLTLKKVEASFVIFERPDQTIGISARSMGGLNVQTLMEEMGGGGHLTTAATQIKESSLDQVYQDLVETIQRNKEES, from the coding sequence ATGCAATATTTAGAACAGCAGTACTCTAGTGTGGCACCAACCTTGCACTTAGCGCAAGAAGATGCCTTGTATCGTGCTCCTATTGCGGTGCTTATCTACAATAATAAGCACGAGGTAGCCTGGGTTAACCCAGAGTTTCAGCATCATTATGGGAATCTACAACTTCTGGGACAGCCACTTGCTAAGTTACATCCAGGTTTAGGAGAAATTATAAACCAAAAAAATCCAGAAAAACAATGGCAAACTATTGAGATAAATCAAAAGTATTACCGTTATCTACATCAACCGTCCTATCAGGCGATTTACTTTATTGATCAAACGCCTGAACATAAGATGGTAGCTCAAAGAGCGTATGATCGTATAGTCTTTGGCTACTTGCTTATTGACGAATACGATGAATTAGTACAGTCCATGGATGACAGTGAGACTTCGCTCTTTGATGCTAAACTATTAAATGGTTTGCGAGAATGGGCTAATCAATTCAACCTTTATCTCAAACGTTTAGAAGATGATCGGTTTTTAATATTAGCTAATCAAGCAGCCCTAGATGTGTTGGAGAAGGATAAATTCAAAACGCTAGAAAGCATAAAAGAAACAGAAGCTAAACAGTCGATCCCTGTATCGATAAGTGTAGGACTTGCATACTCAGAGGACACCTATTATGGGCTTGATGAACTAGCCAATCAAGCTCAACTTAATGTAGAGTTAGCTTTAGCGCGTGGGGGTGATCAGACTGTAGTTCGCTCACACAACGGTCAAGCCCGTTTTTATGGTGGTAAGTTGAACGTTAACCAAAAACGCTCAATTACACGTTCTAAATTGGTTTATCAGGCCCTGCTGACCTCTGTCGAACAAGCCAACCGTGTGATTATTGCGGGCCATAAATATCCTGATATGGATGCTGTTGCGTCAGCCTTAGGAATTCATAAAATTGTAAGCCAACAGGGTAAATTTGCTAGAATTATCCTTGATCGCCAGGAGTTATCTGATGATGTGGCTCAGCTTCTTGAATTTCCTGCAATCAAGAATGAGGCCTCCAATCTATTCATTAGTTTAGAGGAAGCTCAAGAGATTGTTGATAATCGTACTCTCGTTGTCATGGTGGATCACCACAGACCTAGCTTATCTGCTGCTGGACCACTAGTGAATGAGCATGAGGTGGTCATCATTGATCATCACCGCCGAAGTGAAGATTTCCCTACTAAGCCAGTCCTAACCTTCATTGAGCCTTATGCCTCATCAACGTCAGAATTAGTTACGGAATTCTTCATCTATATGCGGAACAGTCACGAGACACTGAACAAAACAGAGGCAACAGCTCTCTTAGCTGGTATTATTGTGGACACTAATAACTTTGCCAGTCGCACAGGGTCGAGAACTTTTGATGCAGCAAGTTATCTTAAGTCTCGTGGTGCTAATGAACACTTAATTCAGCAGCTGCTTAAGGAAGATCTTAAGCGATTGTTAGAGCGTAACGAGATTATAGCTCAAGCACATTATATCGGCGAAGATATTATTGTGGCTAAGGCTCAAGAGGGAAAAGTTTATGACAATGTGACAGCCTCTCAAGCAGCGGATGTCATGCTAACACTTAAAAAAGTAGAAGCTTCTTTTGTTATATTTGAGCGCCCTGATCAAACAATCGGGATCAGTGCCCGTTCCATGGGTGGGCTTAATGTCCAGACCTTGATGGAAGAAATGGGTGGGGGTGGTCATTTGACTACTGCTGCAACTCAAATAAAGGAATCAAGTCTTGATCAAGTCTATCAAGACTTAGTAGAGACCATTCAACGTAATAAGGAGGAAAGTTGA
- the rpsF gene encoding 30S ribosomal protein S6: MSQATKYEILYIIRPDLTDDAKKELVERFDSILTENGTEVVESKDWAKKRFAYEINDYKEGIYHIVNVVAENAQGINEFDRLAKINRDILRHMIVKVEA, from the coding sequence ATGAGTCAAGCAACTAAATACGAAATCTTGTACATCATCCGTCCTGATTTAACAGATGATGCTAAGAAAGAATTGGTCGAGCGTTTCGATTCAATCTTAACTGAGAACGGTACTGAAGTTGTTGAATCGAAAGACTGGGCGAAAAAACGTTTTGCTTACGAAATCAACGACTACAAAGAAGGTATTTACCATATCGTGAATGTTGTCGCTGAAAACGCACAAGGCATTAACGAATTCGACCGTCTTGCGAAAATCAACCGTGATATCTTACGTCACATGATCGTCAAAGTCGAAGCTTAA